In the Enterococcus rotai genome, CCTCTCTAAAAGACTGCTTACAAGTTCAGGTGTCTTTCTCATCAATCATTTATGTGTTAATTTAAACACTTCTTTAAATAAAAAGCAAGTATTTCTTCAAAAGAATCATTTTTTCCAAGTTCCACCTTGAGCATAACGATCTTTTTTCATTTCATTTACAATAACATGAATATTCTCTTGCGGTGCTCCCGTGTTTTTAGAGACAACCTCTGTGATTTCTTTGACCATATTTGTTAATTGTTCTTCACTGCGTCCTTCGATTAGTTCGACATGAATAAATGGCATAACGCTTCCTCCCTTCAATTGTTTGAACAGTCTTAAATATATGATAGCACGTTTCACTTAAGTTTATTTATTTTTCAGCACTTACTATAAACATTGAGGCATCTTGATTCATAAATAGGTTCGCTCCATGATAGAATGTTTCACTTGATACTGACCTAAACCCAACTTCTTCAAATTGTTTGCGAAGTTCTGCCTGAACAAAACCATTATGCACTTTGTCATGACTGTTTTTTTCATTTTTATCAAAATCGACCACTAAGATACGACCACCATGATTCAACGTTTGATATAACGATGTCAACAATCCGATTGTATCTGGTACATGTAACAACACTAGTGAGACAACAATCATGTCAGCTGTTAGCTCAAAAGTATTTTCTTTAGAGAAACTGCCTACAAGTGTTGTTGCATTGGTCCATTTTGTTTGTTCGATTTTTTGATCGACAATCCGAATCATTTCTTCAGACGGATCGACGAATAGTATTTCCTTAAAACCAGCGGCAATTTCTAAGCCAATCAAACCTGTGCCACAGCCGTAGTCTAGTAAGGTTGCTTCAGTAACATTTCCCAATTTTTTTTGAATCTCTGTCGTTATGATATTTGCTAACGCTAATTGTTTTGGTGAGTCATAATGATGGGCAATTTTATCAAAGATATTCATAGGTGATTTTCTCCTTAAGCTGGTGTTTTAGTCGATTTATTAAAAAAAGAAGCCCGTTTGGACTTCTTTTCACTATTCTTTTAAGCTGGTTCACCATAATCAACAGGTTTATCAAATTCTCCTGGTGCATCATCATAAATGTGACCATAAACGATTACTGGCATTCCAGCATACGCACCATTGAAGATTTGAGCAACAGCTGCTCCTGGTGTATTGATACAGCCGTTACTACCAAAATTAGTTTTGTAGGCTTCTTTGTTCCCAAAATACTCTGCTTTATAATCAGCATCATGAATCCCGATTTGCGTCACAACACCACCAAAACTCTTTAATGGCATCCAATATTTTACTGGTACACTATATTTTGAACCATCAAGCATTTCACCTTCCAACTTTGTATCTGTATCTTTGTACAAAATTGTATGGAATCCAGGTACTGTCGCAGTTCCTTTGTTATAGCGTCCTGTGATCACATCTGTTTCAACGACTTTGGCACCATTTTTAAAGAAGTACATCTTTTGATCGTTTAAGTCGATTTCAACATAATCTTTATCAACCGTTGAAGATTGTGTTACATCACCATCGATCGGTACTGTGATTGTTTCAGTATCTTTATCACTATTGAGTGCTTGAACAAGTAAATCTCTTGTTTGTGGCATATTGATGTCCCAGCCATAGCTACCATTATTTTTGTATTTCGTTGTTACGCCATGAACATTTTTAAAAATGATTGGTTTAAAGATCGAGCCATATTTTTGGTTTGTTTGTTCTACCCAAGCATAGACTTTATTTGGATCGACATTTCCAGCTGTATCCATAAATGATTGTAACTCTTCTTTTGTAAGCGTCAATTTTTCGCCATTGATATCAAGCGTGATCGCTTTATTTTCTTTTTTAGATAACGAAGCTAACTTTTCTTGTAGTCCTTTGTCGTCTTTTGTCACTGTTGGTTTTTGATAAAATTCTTTGACATCATAGACGTAGCTACCTTTATTTTCATCAACATCTTTTAGGACTTGGTTCATCAACGCTTCTTTATCAACTGCTGTCCCAATTTGTTCTGGTAAGATTTGATAGTTACCATCAACTTTTTCGATCCTAGCATCTTGACTTGGTGTTCCTTCTTCAAACGTAAGTTCATTTAGTTTATTTTTCAATTCATTCTTGTAATCTTCATTGATCGGTAATTTGATTGAACGGTCACCCATGTTTTGTTTCAAATATTCTTCTGTTATTTGATATTTTTCAGGCAAAGCAATTTTTTCTTCTTTACCATTTACTTTAATCACAACATCTTCAGCTTTATTCAGTTGTTCTAGTTTTTCTTTTGCAGCTTTTGCATTTAATAAACTGATATCAACACCATTCGCTTTGGCTGTGATAAAAAAATGAGATTGAAAATAAACGAGACCGCCCGTAAATACAAGTGCTAAACAAATTAATAAACCAACTATTGGAACTAGCCATTTTTTCTTTTTCTTATTTGGCTGCTTGTTATTTTGCGGCGCTCTTGCATTTTTAACTGAGCGACTGACTGTTTCTTCATTTTCCATTGAGCTATCTTCCTTTTTTTAAATTTATATGCTTACTTTGAGGCAATGCTTTCTCCTGTTTCAAAAATAGTGCAAAAGGAATACATGCTTCCTGTGATTATTTAAAATTTTTCCTAACAACAAGCTACTTCAGTAACTGCATTTTAAAGATAGTTTAGTTAAAATCCTCGTAATCTTCAATTATTTTGCTTACATATGAGAAAAAATTCATGTTTTTTATGTATAAGTGCTTAATTTTATTTTTTTCTAGTAAACAGGATACTGCAACCGTCAAAATTCGATACAGTGTACTTATCATTCTACCACACATAAGGGAGAGGAAAAAAGACTATTTGCTAATATCTTTGATGAAATTCTACTATATTTACAATAAACTTTAAAATCTTCCTGAATCCTCATCCAATTATCTAAAAAAAGTTGCAAGAAAGAACTTACCTTAGTAGCTAGAACTGAAATCTGTTGTATAGTTCATAACTTTTAGAGCTGTTTTTTGATCATAATCAAAGCAATTTTTTTGTGCAAATTTCTGAGCATAATGATCAAACTGCTTTTGTAGGGAAATCAATGCGGACCACGCGGCTGAAATGCTAGAGCTATTCATCGTTGCCAAAATTGCTTCATATTCTTCTTTTATTAGATAGTTAGGTAAGTACTTATAATTTTTGCCAACACTAATTTGATAGCCATGTTCTGATCCTACTTGCCAAGATAACAAACGTAACAATTCTTTTTGACATATTTCATTTAGATGATCCGCTGCATAGAACAATTCATTACGGCA is a window encoding:
- a CDS encoding L,D-transpeptidase family protein, encoding MENEETVSRSVKNARAPQNNKQPNKKKKKWLVPIVGLLICLALVFTGGLVYFQSHFFITAKANGVDISLLNAKAAKEKLEQLNKAEDVVIKVNGKEEKIALPEKYQITEEYLKQNMGDRSIKLPINEDYKNELKNKLNELTFEEGTPSQDARIEKVDGNYQILPEQIGTAVDKEALMNQVLKDVDENKGSYVYDVKEFYQKPTVTKDDKGLQEKLASLSKKENKAITLDINGEKLTLTKEELQSFMDTAGNVDPNKVYAWVEQTNQKYGSIFKPIIFKNVHGVTTKYKNNGSYGWDINMPQTRDLLVQALNSDKDTETITVPIDGDVTQSSTVDKDYVEIDLNDQKMYFFKNGAKVVETDVITGRYNKGTATVPGFHTILYKDTDTKLEGEMLDGSKYSVPVKYWMPLKSFGGVVTQIGIHDADYKAEYFGNKEAYKTNFGSNGCINTPGAAVAQIFNGAYAGMPVIVYGHIYDDAPGEFDKPVDYGEPA
- a CDS encoding class I SAM-dependent methyltransferase, whose amino-acid sequence is MNIFDKIAHHYDSPKQLALANIITTEIQKKLGNVTEATLLDYGCGTGLIGLEIAAGFKEILFVDPSEEMIRIVDQKIEQTKWTNATTLVGSFSKENTFELTADMIVVSLVLLHVPDTIGLLTSLYQTLNHGGRILVVDFDKNEKNSHDKVHNGFVQAELRKQFEEVGFRSVSSETFYHGANLFMNQDASMFIVSAEK
- a CDS encoding 2-hydroxymuconate tautomerase, translated to MPFIHVELIEGRSEEQLTNMVKEITEVVSKNTGAPQENIHVIVNEMKKDRYAQGGTWKK